In a single window of the Rhizobium tropici CIAT 899 genome:
- a CDS encoding GlxA family transcriptional regulator has translation MKIGLVLCPSFQPVCFGAVAAFDVANKQAGETLYDVRVLSEEGGLVASGAGMQVMTDPFDDAAYDTLIVAAGLEIPTSSPGLVRLLRVAARDARRVAAICLGSFILGDAGLLNGRRATTHWRYAQTLQERFPSCQVDMDKIYVADGPIWTSAGMTAGTDLVVGLIERDHGTEVARSVAKGMVMYHRRSGGQSQHSALLDLGTNEDRIQRALNFARQNLGRSLTIDDLAEAACLSPRQFTRLFRAETGATPAKAVEALRVEAAKLMLEQSRLPIEVIAREVGFANRERMRLAFARVHGEVPRAIRNDAGPLAAL, from the coding sequence ATGAAGATCGGCCTTGTCCTTTGCCCGAGTTTCCAACCTGTCTGCTTCGGGGCCGTTGCGGCATTCGACGTGGCCAACAAGCAAGCCGGTGAAACGCTCTACGACGTGCGCGTCCTCTCGGAAGAAGGGGGGCTGGTCGCCTCGGGGGCCGGCATGCAGGTCATGACGGATCCATTCGACGACGCGGCCTATGACACGCTGATCGTCGCCGCGGGTCTCGAGATACCGACGTCTTCGCCGGGCCTGGTCCGGCTGCTTCGAGTTGCCGCGCGCGACGCCCGCCGCGTCGCCGCCATCTGTCTCGGCTCGTTCATCCTGGGAGATGCCGGCTTGCTGAACGGCCGGCGCGCCACGACGCATTGGCGCTATGCCCAGACCCTGCAGGAGCGGTTTCCGAGCTGTCAGGTCGACATGGACAAGATCTACGTCGCGGACGGCCCGATCTGGACATCGGCAGGCATGACGGCGGGAACGGACCTCGTCGTTGGCCTGATCGAGCGCGACCATGGGACAGAAGTCGCCCGATCGGTCGCCAAGGGCATGGTCATGTACCATCGCCGATCGGGCGGGCAGTCCCAGCATTCCGCATTGCTGGACCTCGGCACCAACGAGGACAGGATCCAGCGCGCGCTGAACTTCGCACGCCAGAACCTCGGCCGGAGCTTGACGATCGACGATCTTGCAGAAGCTGCCTGTCTCAGCCCCCGCCAGTTTACGCGGCTCTTTCGTGCGGAAACCGGCGCCACACCGGCCAAGGCGGTCGAAGCGCTCAGGGTTGAGGCTGCGAAGCTGATGCTGGAGCAGAGCCGTTTACCGATCGAGGTGATCGCCCGCGAGGTGGGGTTCGCCAATCGGGAGCGGATGCGCCTCGCTTTTGCGCGCGTACACGGGGAGGTGCCGAGGGCGATTCGCAACGACGCCGGGCCGCTTGCCGCCCTTTAG
- a CDS encoding beta-glucosidase family protein, with protein sequence MPEADNGEIRALVTSMTTNEKVALVSGQGLWRTAAIERLGIDSILMTDGTYGVRYSTTQIDAGTGDEESLAAFLDLINQQADDKGGMFGTTRPATCFPNGNLVGCSWDVDLLYRMGEALALECRSLGIHLLLGPGINTRRTPLAGRAYEYYSEDPVINGDLAAALISGLQDNGIGASLKHFACNNSEIDRTTTSSDVDERALREIYLAGFERAILKSAPWTVMSAYNPVNGVQAAESHWLLKHILRDEWRYDGLVLSDWHAIKDRPASLKAGTDLDMPESKPRKARLLLAIEDGKVADDILDRACERVIGLVRRCHAKRLPAAPVDLDRHHALAQQIAAESIVLLRNEQQTLPLDAAATGEILVVGDDALVPTIQGSGSATTNPYRVDSPLERIAARAGKHLNVRHIPFPTAQGAPMESETQAVLDAATTADAVIIFTENEKSRNGEGNDRDTLKLAAGHDSLICSLTEAGRKVIVVLTTPDAVEMPWLGTTQAVLACFYPGQGGGEAIARVLFGEQNPCGKLTATMPIRIEDIPGWHTYPGENSRHVYSEGIFVGYRYYDFKAMTPLFAFGHGLSYTRFSYESMALDRQEIGPSMGCNVSVTIRNTGEVAGKEIVQLYVRPVKPGLRRPMRELKAFAKVELQPGEAKAVTLTLSARDFQYFDTARGTWVLNAEAFIIEAAASSRDIRLQSRLACRSERFPPAALSALSPPALVFANERAIPALTELLARKLRISGDEAMAILEKLNGSFLGFYDTLSWYVGDAINEADITAVFDALNRTTEGISS encoded by the coding sequence ATGCCCGAAGCGGATAATGGGGAAATCCGAGCGCTGGTCACCTCCATGACCACGAATGAGAAAGTCGCTCTCGTCAGTGGCCAAGGCCTCTGGAGAACGGCCGCAATCGAAAGGCTGGGGATCGACTCGATTCTGATGACGGATGGCACCTACGGCGTGCGCTACTCGACAACCCAGATAGATGCCGGCACCGGCGATGAAGAAAGCCTCGCCGCATTCCTCGACCTGATTAACCAACAGGCTGACGATAAGGGCGGTATGTTCGGCACGACGCGGCCAGCCACCTGCTTTCCGAACGGCAATCTCGTCGGCTGTTCCTGGGATGTGGACCTGCTGTATCGCATGGGCGAAGCGCTTGCTCTCGAATGCCGCAGCCTGGGAATCCACCTCCTGCTCGGACCGGGTATCAACACACGACGGACGCCGCTCGCCGGCCGCGCCTATGAATATTACTCGGAGGATCCGGTCATCAACGGCGATCTTGCCGCCGCTCTGATTTCCGGCCTGCAGGACAACGGTATCGGTGCCTCGCTGAAGCATTTTGCCTGCAACAACTCGGAAATCGATCGGACAACGACCAGTTCCGATGTGGATGAACGGGCTCTGCGGGAGATCTATCTCGCAGGCTTCGAGCGGGCGATCCTCAAGAGCGCGCCCTGGACCGTGATGAGCGCCTATAATCCGGTGAACGGCGTTCAAGCGGCGGAAAGCCACTGGTTGCTGAAACACATCCTGAGGGATGAATGGAGATATGACGGGCTTGTCCTGTCTGACTGGCACGCCATCAAGGATCGGCCCGCATCGCTTAAAGCCGGTACGGACCTCGACATGCCGGAAAGCAAACCCCGCAAGGCACGGCTTCTGTTGGCTATCGAAGATGGCAAGGTCGCCGACGACATACTCGATCGGGCTTGTGAGCGGGTTATCGGCCTCGTCCGCCGCTGTCATGCCAAGAGGCTGCCCGCAGCCCCTGTCGATCTGGACCGCCATCACGCCCTCGCCCAACAGATCGCGGCTGAGTCCATCGTGCTGCTGCGCAACGAACAGCAGACACTGCCGCTCGATGCGGCTGCTACCGGCGAGATACTCGTTGTTGGCGATGACGCTCTGGTCCCGACGATCCAGGGATCGGGATCAGCGACGACCAATCCCTATCGCGTCGACAGCCCCTTGGAGCGGATCGCAGCGCGTGCGGGAAAACATCTGAACGTACGTCATATACCTTTCCCGACAGCGCAAGGCGCTCCGATGGAGAGTGAAACGCAAGCCGTTCTAGATGCTGCGACGACAGCGGACGCAGTCATCATCTTCACCGAGAACGAGAAGTCGCGCAACGGTGAAGGTAATGATCGCGACACCTTGAAACTGGCGGCCGGCCACGACAGCCTGATCTGCTCGCTCACTGAGGCCGGCCGGAAAGTAATCGTCGTTCTAACGACGCCGGATGCAGTCGAAATGCCATGGCTGGGCACCACGCAGGCCGTGCTGGCCTGCTTTTATCCTGGCCAGGGCGGCGGCGAAGCCATTGCCCGCGTTCTGTTCGGCGAACAGAACCCTTGCGGAAAACTGACGGCGACGATGCCCATCCGCATCGAGGACATTCCCGGTTGGCACACCTATCCCGGTGAAAACAGCCGGCATGTCTACAGCGAAGGAATTTTCGTCGGCTATCGCTACTACGATTTCAAAGCCATGACGCCCCTCTTCGCCTTCGGTCATGGCCTAAGCTACACGCGTTTTTCTTACGAGAGCATGGCACTCGACAGGCAGGAAATCGGCCCGTCGATGGGCTGCAACGTGAGCGTCACCATCCGCAACACTGGCGAAGTGGCCGGCAAGGAAATCGTTCAGCTCTACGTCCGTCCGGTAAAGCCCGGCCTGCGGCGGCCGATGCGGGAACTCAAGGCTTTCGCCAAGGTCGAGCTTCAACCGGGCGAAGCCAAGGCTGTGACCCTGACGCTTTCCGCGCGGGATTTCCAATATTTCGATACTGCGCGCGGCACATGGGTGCTCAATGCAGAGGCTTTCATCATCGAGGCGGCGGCTTCCTCGCGCGATATCCGCCTCCAAAGCCGACTCGCTTGCCGTTCCGAGCGCTTCCCTCCGGCAGCCCTTTCCGCGCTTTCGCCGCCAGCGCTGGTTTTCGCGAATGAACGGGCGATACCTGCGTTGACAGAATTGCTGGCGAGGAAGCTCCGCATCTCCGGCGATGAAGCGATGGCCATCCTCGAAAAGCTCAACGGCTCTTTCCTGGGCTTCTACGATACATTGAGCTGGTATGTCGGTGACGCGATCAACGAAGCTGACATCACAGCGGTTTTCGACGCGCTGAATCGCACAACAGAAGGGATTTCCTCTTGA
- a CDS encoding MarR family winged helix-turn-helix transcriptional regulator, protein MDIPLKDKARGAKGADMAAKPNHTQYALGEQIGFFLRQANQRHVSIFASLISEKLTTTQWAALVKLKDLQPCSQGNLGRETAMDMATIKGVVDRLVKRGLVHTAPDPADARRLVLTLTDEGDATVDRNLSIALEISQETLGPLTAAERMMLMELLQKIC, encoded by the coding sequence ATGGATATTCCACTCAAGGACAAGGCCCGGGGAGCGAAGGGTGCAGATATGGCAGCGAAACCGAACCACACCCAATATGCACTGGGCGAGCAGATCGGCTTCTTCCTGCGCCAGGCGAACCAACGCCACGTCTCGATCTTCGCCAGCCTGATCTCCGAGAAGCTGACGACCACCCAATGGGCGGCGCTCGTCAAGCTCAAGGATCTGCAGCCCTGCTCGCAAGGTAATCTCGGCCGCGAAACGGCAATGGACATGGCGACCATCAAGGGGGTCGTCGACCGCCTCGTCAAGCGCGGCCTGGTGCACACCGCGCCCGACCCCGCAGATGCACGGCGTCTAGTCTTGACACTGACCGACGAAGGCGATGCCACTGTAGATCGCAATCTCTCCATCGCGCTGGAGATTTCGCAAGAGACCTTGGGGCCGCTGACAGCTGCCGAGCGCATGATGCTGATGGAACTGCTCCAGAAGATTTGTTGA
- a CDS encoding cytochrome c produces the protein MIVSKMVPLFSLVALAAVLASIAFAAQDLVALRQADMQAMATAAKTMAGMFRDAGSYSSMEFEKAAAAISARSGTVLAGHFAHGLDDPGSKASSEVGPERERFGALANDLRDYARALEAAAVENPGAMTESMRMKPGEAMGGGPFGTHVQSKAQLASIPAEHIFHLMMQTCTTCHARFRTSR, from the coding sequence ATGATTGTTTCCAAAATGGTGCCGCTCTTCAGTCTGGTGGCTCTCGCCGCCGTGCTCGCCTCCATCGCTTTTGCAGCGCAAGACCTCGTCGCGCTCCGACAGGCCGACATGCAGGCCATGGCAACTGCCGCGAAGACCATGGCAGGGATGTTCCGCGACGCCGGCAGCTATTCGTCGATGGAATTCGAGAAGGCTGCCGCTGCGATCAGCGCCAGATCCGGTACGGTGCTGGCTGGCCATTTCGCTCACGGATTGGACGATCCGGGCTCGAAGGCCAGCTCCGAGGTCGGCCCCGAACGCGAACGTTTCGGCGCTCTGGCGAACGATCTGCGCGATTATGCGCGGGCGCTAGAGGCGGCCGCTGTCGAGAACCCCGGAGCGATGACAGAGAGCATGCGGATGAAGCCCGGCGAGGCGATGGGCGGAGGCCCGTTCGGGACTCACGTCCAGAGCAAGGCACAACTGGCATCCATTCCTGCCGAGCACATCTTCCACTTGATGATGCAGACCTGCACGACTTGCCACGCAAGGTTCAGAACGAGCCGCTAA
- a CDS encoding alpha/beta fold hydrolase, translating to MSLETARTEYLNVDDVRFAFRRLGPTAGTPLILLQHFTGTMDAWDPAVADGLAATRPVIAFNNLGIGTSTGRTPDTVEQMAADAGTFIRGLGLSKVDLVGFSLGGMLAQVLAMQHPSLIRKIVIAGAAPRGGEEHLLAVVEDAFAQGAPDVRLPLFFTPSEKSQRAGQAFVARATARTQDRDPDSGDDVSVPQAKAIIGWCAVKDEGDTTLRAIAQPALIVHGSDDTMFPSINAYNMFKAMKNAQFVLYPDSGHGAVFQYPETFVAHCHTFLDA from the coding sequence ATGTCACTCGAAACCGCAAGAACAGAATACTTGAACGTCGACGATGTTCGCTTTGCCTTCAGGCGGCTTGGCCCGACTGCCGGGACACCACTCATCCTGCTGCAGCACTTCACCGGGACGATGGATGCCTGGGATCCTGCGGTGGCGGACGGCCTTGCGGCAACGCGGCCCGTTATCGCCTTCAACAATCTCGGCATCGGCACCTCGACCGGCCGGACGCCCGACACGGTGGAACAGATGGCGGCTGATGCCGGGACGTTCATACGAGGCCTCGGCCTGAGCAAGGTCGACCTTGTCGGCTTCTCCCTGGGCGGCATGCTCGCCCAGGTCCTCGCCATGCAGCACCCAAGCCTGATCCGTAAGATCGTCATCGCGGGTGCGGCGCCGCGCGGCGGGGAGGAACACCTGCTCGCCGTTGTAGAGGACGCGTTCGCACAGGGCGCACCGGATGTGCGCCTGCCCTTGTTCTTCACGCCTTCCGAAAAAAGCCAGCGCGCCGGGCAGGCCTTCGTGGCGCGCGCCACGGCTCGCACGCAGGACCGCGACCCGGACAGCGGAGACGACGTCAGCGTGCCGCAAGCGAAGGCTATCATCGGCTGGTGCGCGGTCAAGGATGAGGGCGATACGACGCTACGCGCCATCGCCCAGCCGGCGCTCATCGTGCATGGCAGCGACGACACGATGTTCCCGAGCATCAACGCCTACAACATGTTCAAGGCGATGAAGAATGCGCAGTTCGTCCTCTATCCCGACTCCGGCCACGGCGCAGTGTTCCAGTACCCGGAGACCTTCGTTGCCCACTGCCACACCTTCCTGGACGCCTGA
- a CDS encoding alcohol dehydrogenase catalytic domain-containing protein has protein sequence MSHHPTTYTAVQAIAPGQLELTQKPLVDPAVGQVRLRVEACGVCHSDAATVEGAFPIQWPRVPGHEVVGVIDAVGSNVEGWRLGQRAGVGFLGGSCGHCAECRGGDLVNCRNQEFTGVHHDGGYAQYMLARASSLVSIPDGLASEGAAPLLCAGLTTFSALRNSPARAGDLVAVIGIGGLGHLAVQFARRMGFEVVAIGRGPDKGGLAEKLGAHHYIDSSAITVASALQDLGGAHLVVVTASGGRAVADAVKGLRPRGRIIALGASPEPVEIATSDLLFGGRTVEGALTGDPATADATLRFSSLADVSAMIETMPLEHAPEAYRKMMAGEARFRIVLTM, from the coding sequence ATGTCGCACCATCCGACAACATACACTGCCGTCCAGGCCATTGCGCCGGGACAGCTCGAACTGACGCAAAAGCCGCTTGTCGATCCCGCCGTCGGGCAGGTCCGTCTGCGCGTCGAAGCTTGCGGGGTTTGCCACTCCGACGCCGCGACGGTCGAAGGGGCCTTCCCCATTCAATGGCCGAGGGTGCCGGGCCATGAGGTAGTCGGCGTGATCGATGCAGTCGGCAGCAACGTTGAGGGCTGGAGGCTCGGGCAGCGTGCCGGCGTCGGTTTCCTCGGAGGTAGTTGCGGACATTGCGCGGAGTGCCGCGGCGGCGATCTCGTCAACTGCCGGAACCAGGAGTTCACCGGCGTTCACCATGACGGGGGCTACGCGCAATACATGCTCGCACGCGCCAGCAGTCTCGTGTCGATCCCCGACGGCCTCGCCTCGGAAGGCGCCGCTCCGCTGCTCTGCGCAGGGCTGACGACCTTCAGCGCGCTGCGCAACTCTCCCGCACGCGCCGGCGATCTCGTAGCCGTGATCGGTATCGGCGGGCTCGGGCACCTTGCGGTGCAGTTCGCCCGGCGCATGGGCTTCGAGGTCGTGGCGATCGGGCGCGGACCGGACAAGGGTGGTCTCGCCGAAAAGCTTGGCGCGCATCATTATATCGATAGCTCTGCCATCACGGTTGCTTCGGCGCTGCAGGATCTTGGGGGTGCGCATCTCGTTGTTGTTACCGCGTCGGGTGGCAGGGCCGTGGCCGACGCGGTTAAGGGGCTTAGGCCGCGCGGCCGGATCATCGCGCTCGGCGCATCTCCCGAACCCGTGGAGATCGCAACCTCTGACCTTCTGTTCGGCGGGCGCACTGTTGAGGGCGCCTTAACCGGTGACCCGGCCACTGCAGACGCCACATTGCGTTTCAGTTCGCTCGCTGACGTCAGCGCCATGATCGAGACGATGCCGCTGGAACACGCCCCAGAAGCCTATCGCAAGATGATGGCGGGAGAAGCCCGCTTCCGCATCGTCCTCACCATGTAG
- a CDS encoding alpha/beta fold hydrolase, whose translation MNTLKLADGTEIFYKDWGSRDAQPIVFHHGWPLSADDWDAQMLFFLSQGYRVIAHDRRGHGRSTQTDTGNDMDTYVADVTALADHLNLKNAVHIGHSTGGGEAARYVARAKPGRVAKAVLACAVPPIMVKSERNPDGTPMSVFDGFRAALAANRAQFYLDVASGPFYGFNRPDAKVTPGTIQNWWRQGMIGGAKAHYDCIAVFSETDFTDDLKAIDVPTLLMHGDDDQVVPIGTSAELSIKLLKHGQLKVYKGYPHGMLTTHADVLNPDLLAFIKA comes from the coding sequence ATGAACACCCTCAAACTCGCGGACGGCACCGAGATTTTCTACAAGGACTGGGGATCCAGGGACGCGCAGCCCATCGTGTTCCACCATGGCTGGCCACTCAGCGCGGACGACTGGGACGCGCAGATGCTGTTCTTCCTCTCCCAAGGCTATCGCGTGATCGCGCACGATCGCCGCGGGCACGGCCGCTCGACCCAGACCGACACCGGCAATGACATGGACACCTATGTCGCCGACGTCACGGCGCTTGCCGATCACCTCAATCTCAAGAATGCCGTCCATATCGGCCATTCGACGGGCGGGGGCGAAGCGGCGCGCTATGTCGCCCGTGCCAAGCCCGGCCGCGTTGCCAAGGCGGTGCTAGCCTGCGCGGTGCCGCCGATCATGGTAAAATCGGAGAGAAATCCGGACGGCACGCCGATGTCGGTGTTCGACGGTTTCCGCGCGGCGCTCGCGGCTAACCGGGCGCAATTCTACCTCGATGTGGCAAGCGGCCCGTTCTACGGCTTCAACCGTCCGGACGCGAAGGTCACTCCCGGGACGATCCAGAACTGGTGGCGGCAGGGCATGATCGGCGGCGCGAAGGCACATTATGACTGCATCGCAGTCTTCTCCGAGACCGACTTCACCGATGATCTGAAGGCGATCGACGTGCCCACGCTGCTGATGCACGGCGACGACGATCAGGTGGTTCCGATCGGCACTTCCGCCGAACTGTCGATCAAGCTGCTAAAACACGGCCAGCTCAAGGTCTACAAGGGCTACCCCCACGGCATGCTGACCACGCACGCTGATGTGCTCAACCCCGACCTGCTTGCTTTCATCAAGGCCTGA